In Vespula pensylvanica isolate Volc-1 chromosome 2, ASM1446617v1, whole genome shotgun sequence, the genomic window atatatacatatatatgtatatatatagcaatcttctaataaaataattatgaaaattcatttaaattatttatgttctTGAGTTATTTGTACCTCATTTTTTTGATCCTTTGCTAACAAGATTAATTGGTACTCTACTCtattaatttaacgaaacaaacattttatattttacgaattaaaacatctgtaattatttcattatctgcaatgatattaataattttatccatTAGTTCATCAGCGTCCATCGTGTCTactttatatgtatgttatgtatTTTGGCTAATCtatattataagtattttgtcagatatatacctattaaaaaaaaaaaaaaaaagaaaaaaaagaaaacaataagaGTTTGGAATAGGATCGTATTAACTGTTAAGTCGAATATTTGAATCTTTTTCctacgatataaaatagatacgtTCGTACGTATGAACGTATATGAGCAATTTTctaagagataaatataaactttttatatatttattacttgaCGATAACAATCGATTCTATTGCATGCAAGAATTAGTATTGCGTGCATACTGCGAATGCAGTATACAGTAACTTTATACATCTAGTACATtaaatacatgtgtatattaGGTACTTGTTAGAATgttatgtaagtatatatgtaactgaaatttttaacgatatttcgaacaaaatatttataatagaaaaataagattaaaaatactCAATTGCCAATTATtgtcgtttttatattttatttgagagaagaatattctatattatttttccaacattttctattcttttgtcTCTTAAAATGTCaacaagatatataatacatttcgtaattaatttatttatagttaaaacgaaattagaaacattagataaaattaactataaaatcatttataaatcgataatttagAAGCTTTTCGTATCAATTCTGCCAGCTTTGAGAGTCCctatatataacaaacaaattatcattatataataaatatttcttactttttgaAATTGTACCTAAACAAATCATAAAGAACTGACCCTTTCAATCTCCTCTTGAGTTCCATAGCTATAGCATAAACGTATATGTTGATCCGGCTTATTGATGtcataattaaatacatttccAGGGATTATGAAAATACCATTGGGTACACACTTTTccattataaattttgatgTATCATCAATTCCGATTAGTTTCAGCCATATAAAGAAACCACCTTTAGGCTCTGTCCATTCAGCCAATCCTATTCAtgttataatgatttataattaaatccgATAAGATTGTACGCAATGTTTTTTATAGTAAGATAAAGTGCTCTCAATTACCTGTAAGGTGTTTTTCAATTTCCTTTAGCATAATGTTACGTcttgttcgataaaaatcttgAATACTCTTGAAATGTTGATCGAGTCGATCCTTTTCCCACAAGTCAAATAATTTGAACAAAAGAACctgcgaaataaaaagattgttGACAATTTTTACATGATATTTTCTGTTATTATCGCtacaatgataaatataagtgTTTTATTTACCTGTGATAATGAGTTGGCTTGTAAAACGCTATTTTCTACGTGCATTATTAACTTAGTCAATAATTCAGTATGAGCCGTGATGCAACCTAATCTCATACCTGCGCTGATAATTTTACTAATAGAATCCAACCTTATTACGCGTCCCTCGGTAtccaacgaaaagagagacgtaggttgtttatttaaaaaatttataaaatagtatGCGTCGTCCTCTATAATAAGGAAATTGTATTTTTGTGCCAATTCATATATTTGCTTCTTACGGCTCTCGGACAATACAGTTCCCGTTGGATTTGCACCAATAggattgatatatatt contains:
- the LOC122637547 gene encoding aromatic amino acid aminotransferase DDB_G0287711-like; its protein translation is MDYSTFFSKITLRRRGNLIRQITETYLNSNNPDAISFAGGLPNTETYPYKELNVIYKDGTCSKLEGQELASALQYGSARGYLPLMKKFREFQSKWHNPKWKNWDVIFTCGSQDACSKIYEMFIDEGDPIMVQSPTYTATINTLASLNVDFIEITQDADGIIPGQIIKVCEERLRDGRPLPKLIYINPIGANPTGTVLSESRKKQIYELAQKYNFLIIEDDAYYFINFLNKQPTSLFSLDTEGRVIRLDSISKIISAGMRLGCITAHTELLTKLIMHVENSVLQANSLSQVLLFKLFDLWEKDRLDQHFKSIQDFYRTRRNIMLKEIEKHLTGLAEWTEPKGGFFIWLKLIGIDDTSKFIMEKCVPNGIFIIPGNVFNYDINKPDQHIRLCYSYGTQEEIERGLSKLAELIRKASKLSIYK